In the Streptomyces formicae genome, one interval contains:
- a CDS encoding ArsR/SmtB family transcription factor produces MTEDPQPPTRNVHHLNPRSLRGLAHPLRMRLLSSLRLDGPATASQLAARLGESSGATSYHLRQLAEYGFVEDDPERGKGRERWWRSAHQGTRTDEDLIRDRDPEVQGALSTLLYEYAAQRAQEVNTWIATRHEWSQEWDEAADTSDFTLRLTPAQVRELSHKVSELMESYRDLAPEEGAPDAAQVRVHSHIFPARPLADND; encoded by the coding sequence ATGACGGAAGACCCGCAGCCGCCGACCCGCAACGTCCACCACCTCAACCCACGTTCACTGCGCGGCCTCGCGCACCCGCTGCGCATGCGCCTGCTCAGCTCCCTGCGCCTCGACGGACCGGCGACGGCGTCCCAACTCGCCGCCCGGCTGGGCGAGTCGAGCGGTGCGACCAGCTACCACCTGCGCCAGCTCGCGGAGTACGGATTCGTCGAGGACGACCCGGAGCGCGGCAAGGGAAGGGAGCGGTGGTGGCGCTCCGCCCACCAGGGCACGCGCACCGACGAGGACCTCATCCGCGACCGCGACCCCGAGGTGCAGGGCGCGCTCAGCACGCTCCTGTACGAGTACGCCGCGCAGCGCGCGCAGGAGGTGAACACCTGGATCGCCACGCGGCACGAGTGGTCACAGGAGTGGGACGAAGCGGCGGACACCAGCGACTTCACCCTGCGCCTGACGCCCGCGCAGGTCCGCGAGCTGAGCCACAAGGTGAGTGAACTCATGGAGAGCTACCGCGACTTGGCGCCCGAGGAGGGCGCACCGGACGCCGCCCAGGTGCGCGTGCACTCCCACATCTTCCCCGCCAGGCCACTGGCCGACAACGACTGA
- a CDS encoding DUF397 domain-containing protein translates to MIGKVSVGGASGLAWFKSSYSSSSETDDCVEVATTPHTIHIRDSKTPTAPHFTVTPNAWSAFLTYTQR, encoded by the coding sequence ATGATCGGCAAGGTCTCTGTCGGGGGCGCCTCCGGGCTTGCGTGGTTCAAGAGCAGCTACAGCAGCAGTAGCGAAACGGACGACTGCGTCGAGGTAGCCACAACCCCCCACACCATCCACATCCGCGACTCCAAAACCCCCACCGCCCCCCACTTCACCGTCACCCCGAACGCCTGGTCCGCCTTCCTCACGTACACCCAACGCTGA
- a CDS encoding ABC transporter permease, protein MTPPPPGNTPRIPDRKPSPKDVSQSRPVGEHEVKGLAFRDIGEGEQEAPPPVAPEKQPPRVSWQKLVFLPAVLAVILLCTWWWFRQADLDSISKNALADGNVWLRLRQHIELTAISTFFVLIIAIPLGILLTRRKLRKAAPAAMALANIGQATPAIGLLALLVIWLGIGEKAALIGIIIYAVLPVLSNTIAGLKANDPTLLEAARGIGMSQLGVLGKVELPLAVPLILAGVRTALVLNVGTATLATFGGGGGLGDLITTGMTNQRMPVLMLGSILTIALALLVDWLASLAELFLRPRGLEVRS, encoded by the coding sequence ATGACGCCCCCGCCGCCGGGGAACACACCCCGGATCCCCGACCGCAAACCCTCCCCCAAGGACGTCTCGCAGAGCCGCCCCGTGGGCGAGCACGAGGTCAAGGGCCTGGCCTTCCGGGACATCGGCGAGGGCGAGCAGGAGGCGCCGCCGCCCGTGGCGCCCGAGAAGCAGCCGCCGCGGGTCAGCTGGCAGAAGCTCGTCTTCCTGCCCGCGGTCCTCGCCGTGATCCTGCTGTGCACCTGGTGGTGGTTCCGGCAGGCGGACCTGGACTCGATCTCGAAGAACGCGCTCGCGGACGGCAACGTGTGGCTCAGGCTCCGCCAGCACATCGAGCTCACGGCCATCTCGACCTTCTTCGTACTGATCATCGCGATCCCGCTGGGGATCCTGCTCACCCGCAGGAAGCTGCGCAAGGCGGCCCCCGCCGCGATGGCGCTCGCCAACATCGGGCAGGCGACCCCGGCGATCGGCCTCCTGGCGCTCCTGGTGATCTGGCTCGGCATCGGCGAGAAGGCCGCCCTGATCGGCATCATCATCTACGCCGTACTGCCGGTGCTCTCCAATACGATCGCGGGCCTCAAGGCGAACGACCCGACGCTCCTCGAAGCGGCGCGCGGCATCGGGATGTCGCAGCTCGGGGTGCTCGGCAAGGTCGAACTCCCGCTCGCCGTACCGCTGATCCTCGCGGGCGTGCGGACGGCGCTCGTCCTGAACGTGGGCACCGCGACGCTCGCCACCTTCGGCGGTGGCGGCGGCCTGGGCGACCTGATCACGACGGGTATGACCAATCAGCGCATGCCGGTCCTGATGCTCGGCTCGATCCTGACGATCGCGCTCGCGCTGCTCGTGGACTGGCTGGCGTCCCTGGCCGAACTGTTCCTGCGTCCGCGCGGGTTGGAGGTGCGGTCATGA
- a CDS encoding glycine betaine ABC transporter substrate-binding protein: MRISLRTGVIATVAGALLAGCGLTSGSPMVDDVKPGSIGKGLPLKGADLTVTSKEFTEQLILGAIMGIAFEAAGADVLDRTGIQGSIGAREAVKGGDADAMYEYTGTAWITYQGNSKPITDPQKQWQAVRDADLKNGITWLPPATLNNTYALAINKKNEAKYKPKTLSDVAALSKSDPKAVTLCVESEFSSREDGLPGMQKAYGMKIPSSSITKMDTGIIYTQVSKGSCTFGEVFTTDGRIKAMDLSVMADDKHFFPNYNAAPEMNSKALKKYPEMAEVLAPITAKLNNTVARDLNSKVDVEGQDPHEVAKDWLIKEGFVKE, translated from the coding sequence ATGAGGATCTCGCTGCGTACGGGGGTCATCGCGACGGTGGCCGGGGCGCTGCTCGCCGGGTGCGGGCTCACCAGCGGCAGCCCGATGGTCGACGACGTCAAGCCGGGCTCGATCGGCAAGGGCCTGCCGCTGAAGGGCGCGGACCTCACCGTCACCTCCAAGGAGTTCACCGAGCAGCTGATCCTCGGCGCGATCATGGGCATCGCGTTCGAGGCGGCGGGCGCGGACGTGCTGGACCGCACCGGGATCCAGGGCTCGATCGGCGCGCGCGAGGCGGTCAAGGGCGGTGACGCGGACGCCATGTACGAGTACACGGGCACCGCGTGGATCACCTACCAGGGCAACTCCAAGCCGATCACCGACCCGCAGAAGCAGTGGCAGGCGGTGCGGGACGCCGACCTGAAGAACGGCATCACGTGGCTGCCGCCCGCCACGCTCAACAACACCTACGCGCTGGCCATCAACAAGAAGAACGAGGCCAAGTACAAGCCGAAGACGCTCTCCGACGTGGCGGCCCTCTCCAAGTCGGACCCGAAGGCGGTCACGCTCTGCGTGGAGAGCGAGTTCTCCTCGCGCGAGGACGGTCTTCCGGGCATGCAGAAGGCGTACGGGATGAAGATCCCCAGCTCCAGCATCACCAAGATGGACACCGGGATCATCTACACGCAGGTCTCCAAGGGATCGTGCACGTTCGGCGAGGTCTTCACCACGGACGGCCGCATCAAGGCGATGGACCTGTCGGTGATGGCGGACGACAAGCACTTCTTCCCCAACTACAACGCGGCCCCCGAGATGAACAGCAAGGCCCTCAAGAAGTACCCGGAGATGGCGGAGGTGCTCGCGCCGATCACCGCGAAGCTGAACAACACGGTGGCGCGGGACCTCAACTCCAAGGTGGACGTGGAGGGTCAGGACCCTCATGAGGTGGCGAAGGACTGGCTGATCAAGGAGGGCTTCGTCAAGGAGTGA
- a CDS encoding IclR family transcriptional regulator: MTAETSQTLDRGLRVLKLLADTDHGLTVTELSNKLGVNRTVVYRLLATLEQHALVRRDLGGRARVGLGVLRLGRQVHPLVREAALPALRSLAEDIGATAHLTLVDGTEALAVAVVEPTWTDYHVAYRTGFRHPLDRGAAGRAILAARQGLVTDPGYELTHGELEAGASGAAAALVGVTGIEGSVGVVMLSDSVPERVGPRVVDAAREVADALR; encoded by the coding sequence GTGACCGCGGAGACTTCCCAGACGCTCGACAGAGGACTGCGCGTCCTCAAGCTGCTGGCCGACACCGACCATGGCCTGACGGTCACCGAGCTGTCCAACAAGCTCGGCGTGAACCGCACCGTGGTCTACCGCCTGCTCGCCACGCTGGAACAGCACGCCCTCGTCCGCAGGGACCTGGGCGGCCGCGCCCGCGTCGGCCTCGGCGTGCTGCGCCTGGGCCGCCAGGTGCACCCGCTGGTGCGGGAGGCCGCGCTGCCCGCGCTGCGCTCGCTCGCCGAGGACATAGGGGCCACGGCGCACCTGACGCTGGTGGACGGGACGGAGGCGCTCGCGGTCGCCGTCGTGGAGCCGACGTGGACGGACTACCACGTGGCCTACCGGACCGGCTTCCGTCACCCCCTGGACCGGGGCGCCGCGGGCCGCGCGATCCTCGCCGCCCGCCAGGGCCTGGTCACCGACCCCGGCTACGAGCTCACCCACGGGGAGCTCGAGGCGGGCGCGAGCGGGGCCGCGGCGGCGTTGGTGGGGGTGACGGGGATAGAGGGCAGCGTGGGGGTGGTCATGCTGTCGGACTCGGTTCCGGAGCGGGTGGGGCCGCGGGTGGTCGACGCGGCGCGCGAGGTCGCTGACGCGTTGCGCTGA
- a CDS encoding helix-turn-helix domain-containing protein, whose amino-acid sequence MDEPGWDVDPSDEISSVVEFVGRQLKLRREAAELRVSDFAEIIGYGEDLIRKIERGARIPRPEYLDKVDGVLGADGLISSMKKEMREARYPKKARDLAKLEAQAVEIGLYSNHNIHGLLQTEEHMRALFEMRQPSFSRGEVERGVAARMGRQAILQRSPTPALSFVQEEATLRRSIGGTMALRRQLEHLAEVAQLRGVTFQVMPLDCESHAGMGGLIEVLKFRDGTGVGRSEGAFGGHPVSDPKQLRILELRYGMIRTQALRPRESLAFIERMLGET is encoded by the coding sequence ATGGACGAACCGGGTTGGGACGTTGACCCGAGCGATGAGATCAGTTCGGTGGTGGAGTTCGTCGGCCGACAACTCAAACTGCGCAGGGAGGCGGCGGAACTCCGCGTCTCCGACTTCGCGGAGATCATCGGGTACGGGGAGGACCTCATCCGCAAGATCGAGCGCGGGGCACGGATCCCTCGTCCCGAGTACCTGGACAAGGTGGACGGGGTGTTGGGGGCGGATGGGCTCATCTCCTCCATGAAGAAGGAAATGAGGGAGGCCAGGTATCCGAAGAAGGCGAGGGACTTGGCGAAGCTGGAGGCGCAAGCGGTCGAGATCGGGTTGTACAGCAACCACAACATCCACGGGCTGCTCCAGACGGAAGAGCACATGCGGGCGCTCTTCGAGATGCGGCAACCCTCCTTCTCGCGAGGCGAGGTGGAGCGAGGAGTCGCCGCACGAATGGGCAGGCAGGCGATCCTGCAGCGCTCGCCTACCCCAGCTCTCAGCTTCGTGCAGGAAGAGGCGACGCTGCGGCGCTCCATCGGAGGGACAATGGCGCTACGGCGACAACTGGAACACCTTGCGGAGGTAGCCCAGTTGAGGGGCGTCACCTTCCAGGTGATGCCGCTCGACTGTGAGAGCCATGCCGGAATGGGAGGCCTGATCGAAGTGCTGAAGTTCCGTGACGGCACGGGAGTTGGGCGCTCCGAGGGGGCGTTCGGCGGCCACCCTGTCTCCGACCCGAAGCAGCTCAGGATCCTGGAGTTGCGCTATGGGATGATCCGGACTCAGGCTCTCAGGCCACGGGAGTCGCTGGCCTTCATCGAGCGAATGCTGGGAGAAACATGA
- a CDS encoding S16 family serine protease yields the protein MLSSLSRLTRPQAIALCALPVVALLAVAGFAPLPFAVAQPGGTADVLGKYEGKPVLKITGAPTRETKGELRMTTIVATGPQMDVRLGDVLDGWFRTDRAVMPKEAVYPVGDNEKEVEKHNLGDMKESQDDATKAALAYLKANGMDGTEKVKVDADLGKIGGPSAGLFLSLGIIDKLDGDGSGGDLTGGRSIAGTGTIKADGKVGPVGGVSMKTQGAWRDGAKVFLVPKAECGDAQAELPKGMKLIPITTLSGTVDALRALEKGEKVPSC from the coding sequence GTGCTCTCCTCCCTCTCTCGTCTCACGCGTCCCCAGGCCATCGCCCTCTGCGCACTCCCCGTCGTCGCGCTGCTCGCCGTCGCCGGGTTCGCGCCGTTGCCGTTCGCCGTGGCGCAGCCCGGTGGGACGGCGGACGTGCTCGGGAAGTACGAGGGGAAGCCGGTCCTCAAGATCACCGGCGCGCCCACCCGGGAGACGAAGGGCGAGCTGCGGATGACGACCATCGTGGCCACGGGGCCGCAGATGGACGTCCGCCTCGGCGACGTGCTCGACGGCTGGTTCCGCACCGACCGGGCGGTGATGCCCAAGGAGGCCGTCTACCCGGTCGGCGACAACGAGAAGGAAGTCGAGAAGCACAACCTCGGTGACATGAAGGAGTCGCAGGACGACGCCACGAAGGCGGCCCTGGCGTATCTGAAGGCGAACGGCATGGACGGCACCGAGAAGGTGAAGGTCGACGCCGACCTCGGTAAGATCGGCGGGCCCAGCGCGGGCCTGTTCCTCTCGCTCGGCATCATCGACAAGCTGGACGGCGACGGCAGCGGCGGCGACCTCACGGGCGGCCGCAGCATCGCGGGCACCGGCACGATCAAGGCCGACGGCAAGGTCGGCCCGGTCGGCGGCGTCTCCATGAAGACGCAGGGCGCGTGGCGCGACGGCGCGAAGGTGTTCCTGGTCCCGAAGGCGGAGTGCGGGGACGCTCAGGCGGAGCTGCCGAAGGGGATGAAGCTCATCCCGATCACTACGCTGTCGGGCACGGTCGACGCGTTGCGGGCCCTGGAGAAGGGCGAGAAGGTCCCGAGCTGCTGA
- a CDS encoding DEAD/DEAH box helicase: MTTTSTAANSSHHLSPAFPGRAPWGTANKLRAWQQGAMERYLQEQPRDFLAVATPGAGKTTFALTLASWLLHHHVVQQVTVVAPTEHLKKQWAEAAARIGIKLDPEYSAGPLSKEYQGVAVTYAGVGVRPMLHRNRSEQRKTLVILDEIHHAGDSKSWGEACLEAFEPATRRLALTGTPFRSDTNPIPFVQYEEGNDGIRRSSADYTYGYGSALGDGVVRPVIFLSYSGNMRWRTKAGDEIAARLGEPMTKDAVSQAWRTALDARGEWMPNVLKAADKRLTEVRKAIPDAGGLVIASDQDSARAYAKLIREITGTKATVVLSDDTGASKRIDDFAEGTDRWMVAVRMVSEGVDVPRLAVGVYATTISTPLFFAQAVGRFVRSRRRGETASVFLPTVPDLLGFANEMEVERDHVLDKPKKDGEEDPYAESEAEMDEANKQEDEDTGEQEQFSFEALESEAVFDRVLFDGAEFGMQAHPGSEEEQDYLGIPGLLEPDQVQMLLQKRQARQIAHSKKKPDEEADLLELPAERRPVVSHKELLGLRKQLNTMVGAYVHQSGKPHGVIHTELRRTCGGPPSAEATAGQLRQRIEKVQEWATRMK; the protein is encoded by the coding sequence GTGACTACCACCAGCACCGCCGCCAACTCCTCCCACCACCTCTCGCCCGCCTTCCCGGGGCGCGCTCCCTGGGGCACAGCGAACAAGCTGCGTGCCTGGCAGCAGGGCGCGATGGAGCGGTACCTCCAGGAGCAGCCGAGAGACTTCCTCGCCGTCGCCACCCCCGGCGCCGGCAAGACGACGTTCGCGCTCACGCTCGCCTCCTGGCTGCTGCACCACCACGTCGTGCAGCAGGTCACCGTGGTCGCGCCGACCGAGCACCTGAAGAAGCAGTGGGCCGAGGCGGCCGCCCGTATAGGCATCAAGCTGGACCCGGAGTACAGCGCGGGCCCGCTCAGCAAGGAGTACCAGGGCGTCGCCGTGACGTACGCCGGTGTCGGCGTGCGCCCGATGCTGCACCGCAACCGCTCCGAGCAGCGCAAGACCCTCGTCATCCTCGACGAGATCCACCACGCGGGCGACAGCAAGTCCTGGGGCGAGGCGTGCCTGGAGGCGTTCGAGCCCGCCACCCGGCGCCTCGCGCTGACCGGTACGCCGTTCAGGTCCGACACGAACCCGATCCCCTTCGTCCAGTACGAAGAGGGCAACGACGGCATCCGGCGCTCCTCGGCCGACTACACCTACGGCTACGGCAGCGCGCTCGGCGACGGCGTCGTGCGGCCCGTCATCTTCCTCTCCTACTCCGGCAACATGCGCTGGCGTACGAAGGCGGGGGACGAGATCGCGGCGCGGCTCGGCGAGCCCATGACCAAGGACGCGGTCAGCCAGGCGTGGCGCACCGCCCTGGACGCGCGCGGCGAGTGGATGCCGAACGTCCTCAAGGCCGCCGACAAGCGGCTCACCGAGGTCAGGAAGGCCATCCCGGACGCGGGCGGCCTCGTCATCGCCTCCGACCAGGACTCCGCGCGCGCCTACGCCAAGCTGATCCGCGAGATCACCGGGACCAAGGCGACCGTCGTCCTCTCCGACGACACCGGCGCCTCGAAGCGCATCGACGACTTCGCCGAGGGCACCGACCGGTGGATGGTCGCGGTCCGCATGGTGTCCGAGGGCGTCGACGTGCCGCGCCTGGCGGTCGGCGTGTACGCCACCACCATCTCCACGCCCCTCTTCTTCGCGCAGGCCGTCGGCCGTTTCGTACGGTCCAGGCGGCGCGGCGAGACCGCGTCCGTCTTCCTGCCCACCGTGCCCGACCTGCTCGGCTTCGCCAACGAGATGGAGGTCGAGCGCGACCACGTGCTCGACAAGCCGAAGAAGGACGGCGAGGAGGACCCCTACGCCGAGTCCGAGGCCGAGATGGACGAGGCGAACAAGCAGGAGGACGAGGACACCGGCGAGCAGGAACAGTTCTCCTTCGAGGCCCTCGAGTCCGAGGCCGTCTTCGACCGCGTCCTCTTCGACGGCGCCGAGTTCGGCATGCAGGCGCACCCGGGCAGCGAGGAGGAGCAGGACTACCTCGGCATCCCCGGGCTCCTCGAACCCGACCAGGTGCAGATGCTGCTCCAGAAGCGGCAGGCCCGGCAGATCGCGCACAGCAAGAAGAAGCCGGACGAGGAGGCCGACCTCCTCGAACTGCCCGCCGAGCGGCGCCCCGTGGTCTCCCACAAGGAACTCCTCGGGCTCAGGAAGCAGCTCAACACGATGGTCGGCGCGTACGTCCACCAGAGCGGCAAGCCGCACGGCGTGATCCACACCGAGCTGCGCCGCACCTGCGGCGGGCCGCCGAGCGCGGAGGCGACGGCGGGGCAGCTGCGGCAGCGCATCGAGAAGGTCCAGGAGTGGGCCACCCGCATGAAGTGA
- a CDS encoding MFS transporter, with protein MTDTGVAADPTSPPSPPQGPGGVLAKPYRALSIGIVSVVLLIAFEATAVGTAMPVAARELDGVSLYAFAFSGYFTTSLFGMVLSGQWADRRGPLGPLTTGIGLFAAGLLLSGTAGAMWLFIVGRAVQGLGGGLVIVALYVIVSRAYPEHLRPSIMAAFAASWVVPSVVGPLVSGTVTEHLGWRWVFVGIPLLVVAPLALALPAIRRTASGPVDPDAPVAAFDRRRIRLALGISLGAGLLQYAGQDLRWLSLLPAALGAAVLVPAVLGLLPKGTYRAARGLPSVVLLRGVAAGSFIAAESFVPLMLVTQRGLSPTMAGLSLAVGGATWALGSYVQSRPRMEPYRGRLVAFGMVLVAASIATAPTVLIASVPVWIVGVAWGFGCFGMGMVIASTSVLLLRLSPPADAGSNSAALQISDGLSNVLLLAVGGAAFAALGGGTVGAAHGASDVSASHPGAFVAVFLPMAAVALAGAWIGTRLKERTDTERTV; from the coding sequence ATGACCGACACTGGCGTCGCCGCCGACCCCACATCCCCGCCCAGCCCCCCGCAGGGACCCGGCGGCGTACTGGCCAAGCCCTACCGCGCCCTCAGCATCGGCATCGTCTCCGTCGTCCTCCTGATCGCCTTCGAGGCGACCGCCGTCGGGACCGCGATGCCCGTCGCCGCCCGCGAGCTCGACGGCGTCTCGCTCTACGCCTTCGCGTTCTCGGGGTACTTCACCACCAGCCTCTTCGGCATGGTGCTCAGCGGGCAGTGGGCCGACCGGCGAGGCCCCCTCGGGCCACTCACCACTGGGATCGGGCTCTTCGCCGCGGGGCTGCTCCTGAGCGGGACCGCGGGCGCGATGTGGCTGTTCATCGTCGGACGCGCCGTCCAGGGGCTCGGTGGCGGCCTCGTCATCGTCGCGCTGTACGTGATCGTCAGCCGCGCCTACCCCGAGCACCTGCGGCCGTCGATCATGGCGGCGTTCGCGGCGAGTTGGGTGGTGCCCTCGGTGGTGGGTCCCCTCGTCTCCGGGACGGTCACCGAGCACCTCGGCTGGCGCTGGGTGTTCGTCGGCATTCCCCTCCTCGTCGTCGCGCCGCTCGCCCTCGCGCTGCCCGCGATACGCAGGACCGCCTCCGGTCCTGTCGACCCGGACGCGCCCGTCGCCGCGTTCGACCGGCGTCGTATCCGTCTCGCGCTCGGGATCTCGCTGGGCGCGGGGCTGCTCCAGTACGCCGGGCAGGACCTGCGGTGGCTCTCGCTCCTGCCCGCCGCGCTCGGCGCGGCCGTCCTCGTGCCCGCCGTCCTCGGGCTGCTGCCCAAGGGGACGTACCGGGCCGCGCGCGGGCTGCCCTCCGTGGTGCTGCTGCGCGGCGTCGCCGCCGGGTCGTTCATCGCGGCCGAGTCGTTCGTACCGCTGATGCTCGTCACCCAGCGCGGGCTGAGCCCCACCATGGCCGGGCTCTCGCTCGCCGTGGGCGGCGCGACCTGGGCCCTCGGGTCGTACGTGCAGTCCAGGCCGCGCATGGAGCCCTACCGGGGGCGGCTCGTCGCCTTCGGGATGGTGCTCGTCGCCGCCTCGATCGCCACCGCGCCGACCGTCCTCATCGCGTCCGTACCCGTGTGGATCGTCGGGGTCGCGTGGGGCTTCGGGTGCTTCGGCATGGGCATGGTGATCGCCTCCACGAGCGTGCTGCTGCTCCGGCTCTCGCCGCCCGCCGACGCCGGGTCGAACTCGGCCGCGCTCCAGATCTCCGACGGCCTCTCGAACGTGCTCCTCCTCGCCGTCGGCGGCGCCGCCTTCGCCGCGCTCGGCGGCGGCACGGTGGGCGCGGCACACGGGGCCTCCGACGTGAGCGCGTCCCACCCGGGCGCCTTCGTCGCCGTGTTCCTGCCGATGGCGGCGGTCGCCCTGGCCGGGGCCTGGATCGGCACGCGGCTCAAGGAGCGGACGGACACCGAGCGGACCGTCTGA